One Sphingomonas limnosediminicola DNA segment encodes these proteins:
- the rpoC gene encoding DNA-directed RNA polymerase subunit beta' yields the protein MNELTNFANPIAKPETFDEIKIGIASPDKIRSWSFGEIKKPETINYRTFKPERDGLFCARIFGPIKDYECLCGKYKRMKYKGIVCEKCGVEVTVSKVRRERMGHIELAAPVAHIWFLKSLPSRIGLLLDMQLKQLERILYFESYVVIEPGLTALEKYQLLTEDELLSAQDEYGEDAFSAGIGAEAVKQMLIDLDLEGERKALLDELAVTKSELKPKKIIKRLKVVESFLESGNRPEWMILEVIPVIPPELRPLVPLDGGRFATSDLNDLYRRVINRNNRLKRLMELRAPDIIVRNEKRMLQEAVDALFDNGRRGRTITGANKRPLKSLSDMLKGKQGRFRQNLLGKRVDYSGRSVIVTGPELKLHQCGLPKKMALELFKPFIYSRLDAKGLSMTLKQAKKWVEKERKEVWDILDEVIREHPVLLNRAPTLHRLGIQAFEPVLIEGKAIQLHPLVCAAFNADFDGDQMAVHVPLSLEAQLEARVLMMSTNNILSPANGKPIIVPSQDMVLGLYYLSLEKEDEPGQGMMLSDMAEVHQALAAGAVTLHSKIISRVPQTDEQGNTYMKRFETTAGRMLLGETLPKSHKVPFETVNKVLTKKEIGDVIDIVYRHTGQKETVLFADAIMQLGFRHAFAAGISFGKDDMVIPKAKEGLVEETRTLVKDYEQQYQDGLITQQEKYNKVIDAWSRCGDQVASAMMKEIQATPKRPDGRQADLNSIYMMAHSGARGSQAQIKQLAGMRGLMAKPSGEIIETPIISNFKEGLTVLEYFNSTHGARKGLADTALKTANSGYLTRRLVDVSQDAVIIEDDCGTDRALEMRAIVQGGAVIASLADRVLGRTTAEDIVDAKTGGVVIEEGTLLDEPMVAKIEEIGLQGVRIRSPLICASRQGVCAKCYGRDLARGTPVNIGEAVGVIAAQSIGEPGTQLTMRTFHIGGAAQLNEQSNLESPVDGTIEFRDMPTIVDPRGRHLSLSRSGEIAILDMDGRELSTHRVPYGAHLLCESGHIVSRGDRIAEWDPSFSPVITEKAGTVKYQDLIENRTMSEQLDESTGITQRVVTDDNAKSKKESLHPRLTLTGKGKGEDGVYRLAPGAIVAVEDGQTVEAGEVLARMPREAARTRDITGGLPRVAELFEARKPKENAIIAKVSGKVTFMRDYKAKRKIAIVPDDGSEPVEYLVPKAKMIEVQEGDYVKRGDNLVGGSPDPHDILEVLGVEALAEYLVSEIQEVYRLQGVKINDKHIEVIVRQMLQKVEITDGGDTTLLAGEQVDREEMDETNSKLTKGQKPAEGKPVLLGITKASLQTRSFISAASFQETTRVLTEAAVQGKVDTLDGLKENVIVGRLIPAGTGAGMNRLRVAASSRDTALRAAHRRMAEALVAPDSAEELRAAENARSPRDDAGTGDDPLGEVVPSGHGLDADAGDYLQS from the coding sequence ATGAACGAACTGACCAATTTCGCGAACCCGATCGCCAAGCCGGAGACCTTCGACGAGATCAAGATTGGGATCGCGTCGCCAGACAAGATCCGCAGCTGGTCCTTCGGCGAGATCAAGAAGCCGGAAACCATCAACTATCGCACGTTCAAGCCCGAGCGTGACGGCCTGTTCTGCGCGCGCATCTTCGGCCCGATCAAGGACTACGAGTGCCTGTGCGGCAAGTACAAGCGCATGAAGTACAAGGGCATCGTCTGCGAAAAGTGCGGCGTCGAAGTTACCGTCTCGAAAGTCCGCCGCGAGCGCATGGGCCATATCGAGCTGGCTGCGCCCGTGGCCCACATCTGGTTCCTCAAGTCGCTTCCGAGCCGCATCGGCCTGCTGCTCGACATGCAGCTGAAGCAGCTTGAGCGCATCCTCTACTTCGAGAGCTATGTCGTCATCGAGCCGGGCCTGACCGCGCTCGAGAAGTATCAGCTCCTGACCGAAGACGAACTCCTGTCCGCGCAGGACGAATATGGCGAAGACGCCTTCTCCGCCGGCATCGGTGCCGAGGCCGTCAAGCAGATGCTGATCGACCTCGACCTCGAAGGCGAGCGCAAGGCGCTCCTCGACGAGCTCGCGGTGACCAAGTCGGAACTGAAGCCGAAGAAGATCATCAAACGCCTCAAGGTTGTCGAGAGCTTCCTCGAGTCCGGCAACCGCCCGGAGTGGATGATCCTGGAAGTCATTCCGGTCATTCCGCCGGAGCTCCGCCCGCTCGTGCCGCTGGACGGCGGCCGCTTCGCGACGTCGGATCTCAACGACCTCTATCGTCGCGTTATCAACCGTAACAACCGGCTGAAGCGGCTGATGGAGCTGCGCGCGCCGGACATCATCGTCCGCAACGAAAAGCGCATGCTTCAGGAGGCCGTCGACGCCTTGTTCGACAACGGCCGCCGCGGGCGCACGATTACGGGCGCCAACAAGCGTCCGCTGAAGTCGCTGTCCGACATGCTCAAGGGCAAGCAGGGCCGCTTCCGTCAGAACCTGCTCGGCAAGCGCGTCGACTATTCGGGCCGTTCGGTCATCGTAACTGGTCCGGAACTCAAGTTGCACCAGTGCGGCCTGCCGAAGAAGATGGCGCTCGAGCTGTTCAAGCCGTTCATTTACTCGCGCCTCGACGCCAAGGGCCTCAGCATGACGCTGAAGCAGGCGAAGAAGTGGGTCGAGAAGGAGCGCAAGGAAGTCTGGGACATCCTCGACGAAGTCATTCGCGAGCACCCGGTCCTTCTCAACCGCGCGCCGACGCTCCACCGCCTCGGCATCCAGGCGTTCGAGCCGGTGCTGATCGAAGGCAAGGCGATCCAGCTTCACCCGCTGGTCTGCGCCGCGTTCAACGCCGACTTCGACGGCGACCAGATGGCCGTGCACGTTCCGCTGAGCCTTGAGGCCCAGTTGGAAGCGCGCGTCCTGATGATGTCCACCAACAACATCCTGTCGCCCGCCAACGGCAAGCCGATCATCGTTCCTTCGCAGGATATGGTTCTCGGCCTCTACTATCTCAGCCTCGAGAAGGAGGATGAGCCGGGCCAGGGCATGATGCTCAGCGACATGGCGGAGGTCCACCAGGCCCTCGCCGCCGGTGCGGTGACGCTTCACTCGAAGATTATCAGCCGCGTCCCGCAGACGGACGAGCAGGGCAATACCTACATGAAGCGCTTCGAGACGACGGCGGGCCGCATGCTGCTCGGCGAGACGCTCCCGAAGAGCCACAAAGTGCCCTTCGAGACCGTCAACAAGGTCCTGACCAAGAAGGAGATCGGCGACGTCATTGACATCGTCTATCGCCACACCGGCCAGAAGGAGACCGTGCTGTTCGCCGACGCGATCATGCAGCTCGGCTTCCGCCATGCGTTCGCGGCGGGCATTTCGTTCGGCAAGGACGACATGGTCATCCCGAAGGCCAAGGAAGGCCTCGTCGAGGAAACGCGCACGCTCGTGAAGGATTACGAGCAGCAGTATCAGGACGGCCTGATCACCCAGCAGGAAAAGTACAACAAGGTGATCGACGCCTGGTCGCGTTGCGGTGACCAGGTCGCATCCGCGATGATGAAGGAAATTCAGGCCACGCCGAAGCGTCCGGACGGACGCCAGGCCGATCTGAACTCGATCTACATGATGGCTCACTCTGGCGCCCGCGGTTCGCAGGCCCAGATCAAGCAGCTCGCCGGCATGCGCGGCCTCATGGCCAAGCCGTCGGGCGAGATCATCGAAACGCCGATCATCTCGAACTTCAAGGAAGGCCTGACCGTCCTTGAGTACTTCAACTCGACCCACGGCGCCCGCAAGGGCCTCGCGGACACGGCGCTCAAGACGGCAAACTCAGGTTACCTGACTCGCCGCCTGGTCGACGTGTCGCAGGACGCCGTGATTATCGAGGACGATTGCGGCACCGACCGTGCGCTGGAAATGCGCGCGATCGTCCAGGGCGGCGCGGTCATCGCCTCCCTTGCGGACCGCGTTCTTGGCCGCACCACGGCCGAGGACATCGTCGATGCCAAGACCGGCGGTGTCGTCATCGAGGAAGGCACGCTGCTCGACGAGCCGATGGTCGCGAAGATCGAGGAAATCGGCCTGCAGGGCGTTCGTATCCGGAGCCCGCTGATCTGCGCTTCGCGCCAGGGCGTTTGCGCCAAGTGCTATGGGCGCGATCTGGCCCGCGGTACGCCGGTGAACATCGGTGAAGCGGTCGGCGTCATCGCCGCCCAGTCGATCGGTGAGCCGGGCACGCAGCTGACGATGCGGACCTTCCACATCGGCGGCGCCGCGCAGCTCAACGAGCAGTCGAACCTGGAATCCCCGGTCGATGGCACGATCGAGTTCCGTGACATGCCGACGATCGTCGATCCGCGTGGCCGCCATCTGTCGCTGTCGCGTTCCGGCGAGATCGCCATCCTCGACATGGACGGCCGTGAGCTTTCGACGCACCGCGTTCCGTACGGCGCTCACTTGCTGTGCGAGAGCGGTCACATCGTCAGCCGCGGCGATCGTATCGCCGAGTGGGATCCGTCGTTCAGCCCGGTGATCACCGAAAAGGCCGGTACCGTGAAGTACCAGGACCTGATCGAGAACCGGACGATGTCGGAGCAGCTCGACGAGTCGACCGGCATCACGCAGCGCGTGGTGACCGACGACAATGCCAAGTCGAAGAAGGAGTCGCTCCACCCGCGCCTGACCCTGACGGGTAAGGGCAAGGGAGAGGACGGAGTCTACCGCCTCGCGCCCGGCGCCATCGTCGCGGTCGAGGACGGCCAGACGGTCGAAGCCGGCGAAGTGCTCGCCCGTATGCCGCGGGAAGCCGCGCGTACGCGTGACATCACCGGTGGTCTGCCGCGCGTTGCCGAGCTCTTCGAGGCCCGCAAGCCGAAGGAGAATGCGATCATCGCCAAGGTGTCCGGCAAGGTCACCTTCATGCGCGACTACAAGGCGAAGCGTAAGATCGCGATCGTTCCGGACGATGGTTCGGAGCCGGTCGAGTATCTCGTCCCCAAGGCCAAGATGATCGAGGTCCAGGAAGGCGATTATGTGAAGCGCGGCGACAATCTCGTCGGCGGTTCACCCGATCCGCACGACATCTTGGAAGTGCTCGGTGTCGAGGCGCTGGCCGAATATCTCGTGAGCGAGATCCAGGAGGTCTATCGACTCCAGGGCGTGAAGATCAACGACAAGCACATCGAGGTGATCGTTCGCCAGATGCTGCAGAAGGTCGAGATCACCGACGGAGGCGACACCACGCTGCTGGCCGGCGAGCAGGTCGATCGCGAGGAGATGGACGAGACGAACAGCAAGCTCACCAAGGGCCAGAAGCCCGCTGAAGGCAAGCCGGTCCTGCTCGGCATCACCAAGGCGTCGCTCCAGACCCGCAGCTTCATCTCGGCGGCGTCGTTCCAGGAAACGACGCGCGTGCTGACCGAGGCCGCGGTGCAGGGCAAGGTCGATACGCTCGACGGCCTCAAGGAGAACGTGATCGTCGGCCGCCTGATCCCGGCGGGCACGGGCGCGGGCATGAACCGCCTGCGTGTCGCTGCCTCGTCGCGTGACACGGCGCTGCGTGCGGCTCACCGCCGCATGGCGGAAGCGCTGGTTGCGCCGGACTCGGCTGAGGAGCTTCGTGCTGCCGAGAACGCGCGCTCGCCGCGTGACGATGCCGGCACGGGCGACGATCCTCTCGGGGAAGTCGTTCCGAGCGGTCACGGCCTCGACGCCGATGCGGGCGACTATCTGCAGAGCTAA
- a CDS encoding entericidin EcnA/B family protein → MLHKVTTVVLIGTALALAACNTVRGAARDVNSVANCTENSINGRNC, encoded by the coding sequence ATGCTGCACAAGGTAACCACCGTCGTCTTAATCGGCACTGCACTCGCGCTGGCGGCGTGTAACACGGTCCGTGGCGCTGCCCGCGACGTAAACTCGGTGGCTAATTGCACCGAAAACTCGATCAATGGACGTAACTGCTAA
- a CDS encoding thymidylate synthase produces MQQYLDLMQRILDEGVEQQDRTGTGTLSTFGAQMRFDLRNGFPLLTTKKLHLRSIIIELLWFLRGDTNVRWLNERKVSIWDEWADEEGNLGPVYGKQWRDWETPDGRHVDQIKNLVDLIRNDPFSRRQIVTAWNPGEIHRMALAPCHCLFQTQVAAGRLNLQLYQRSADVFLGVPFNIASYALLTHMLARECGLEPGVFVWTGGDCHLYSNHLEQARLQLSREPRSLPRLVIKDRGQDLFGYEAEDFQFENYEPHPHISAPVAV; encoded by the coding sequence ATGCAGCAATATCTCGACCTGATGCAGCGGATACTCGACGAGGGCGTCGAACAGCAGGACCGCACCGGAACCGGCACCTTGTCGACCTTCGGCGCGCAGATGCGCTTCGACCTTCGCAACGGTTTCCCGCTGCTGACGACGAAGAAGCTGCACCTTCGCTCGATCATCATCGAACTTTTGTGGTTCCTGCGCGGCGATACCAACGTTCGATGGCTGAACGAGCGCAAGGTCAGCATCTGGGACGAGTGGGCGGACGAGGAAGGCAATCTTGGCCCAGTTTACGGCAAGCAGTGGCGCGACTGGGAGACGCCGGACGGACGCCATGTCGACCAGATCAAGAATCTCGTCGATCTTATCCGCAACGATCCCTTCTCGCGGCGGCAGATCGTCACCGCTTGGAACCCGGGCGAAATTCACAGGATGGCGCTGGCGCCTTGCCATTGCCTGTTCCAGACGCAAGTCGCCGCGGGCCGGCTGAACCTGCAGCTTTACCAGCGCAGCGCAGACGTCTTCCTTGGCGTGCCGTTCAACATCGCTTCCTATGCGCTGCTGACCCACATGCTGGCGCGTGAATGCGGGCTTGAGCCCGGCGTGTTCGTCTGGACCGGCGGGGACTGCCACCTCTACTCGAACCACCTCGAGCAGGCTCGGCTCCAGCTGTCGCGCGAGCCTCGCTCTTTGCCGCGGCTAGTGATCAAGGATCGCGGGCAAGATCTGTTCGGCTATGAGGCCGAGGACTTCCAGTTCGAAAATTACGAGCCGCACCCGCATATTTCAGCGCCCGTCGCAGTCTGA
- the rpoB gene encoding DNA-directed RNA polymerase subunit beta, giving the protein MATKAIDAPRKTTSGLKTNSRRIRKIFGNIHEISEMPNLIEVQRESYEQFLRSDPSVGYVSGLEKTLRSVFPIMDFAGTAHLDFDHYELEAPKYDTDECRQRGLTYAAPMRVTLRLTTFEIDPETEAKSVIDIKEQDVYMGDMPLMTMNGTFIINGTERVIVSQMHRSPGVLFDHDRGKTHASGKYLFAARVIPYRGSWLDFEFDAKDIVNVRIDRKRKLPVTALLHALGMTSEEILNTFYNRVSYLRGKNGWQIPFASEAWRGQKPNHDVIDADSGEIIFKANEKITPRRANQAGKDGVKNVLIPTEEIFGRYSAYDLINEKTGEIYIEAGDEVTPENMAKLDEAGVKTLELLDIDYINTGPWMRNTLKADKSEDGDSALSDIYRVMRPGEPPTRETADALFYGLFFDPERYDLSAVGRVKLNMRLGLDAEDTVTTLRKEDILAVVQELVNLKDGKGDIDDIDNLANRRVRSVGELLENQYRVGLLRMERAVKERMSSVDVSTVMPNDLINAKPAVAAVREFFGSSQLSQFMDQTNPLSEVTHKRRVSALGPGGLTRERAGFEVRDVHPTHYGRICPIETPEGPNIGLINSLASFSRVNKYGFIETPYRKVVDNKVTTEVVYLSAMEEAKHTIAQANAEINNDGTFAEEIISSRRNGEFLIAPRDQITLMDVSPKQLVSVAASLIPFLENDDANRALMGSNMQRQAVPLLQAEAPLVGTGMEETVARDSGAAIAARRSGIVDQVDAARIVVRATGELKPGESGVDIYTLMKFQRSNQNTCINQRPLVKVGASVEAGEIIADGPSTEFGELALGRNVLVAFMPWNGYNYEDSILISERIVKDDVFTSIHIEEFEVMARDTKLGPEDITRDIPNVGEEALRNLDEAGIVYIGAEVEPGDILVGKITPKGESPMTPEEKLLRAIFGEKASDVRDTSLRLPPGVAGTVVEVRVFNRHGIDIDDRTRAIQTEEKERLKKDADDERGILNRATFSRLKEMLLGQVATAAPKGLKKGSSLDEATLESVDRYDWWKIAVKDDKRQADVEALKAQYDEAAGVIQRRFEDRVEKLERGDELPPGVLKMVKVFVAVKRKLQPGDKMAGRHGNKGVISRILPIEDMPFLEDGTHADIVLNPLGVPSRMNVGQIFETHLGWASRGLGRQIGEMLEEIHERGKDVAGKDVKALRTKLKDVYGANYVKDIDGRDDEAVMELASNLVSGVPMGTPVFDGAREPDVSAMLEMAGLDTSGQVTLFDGRTGEPFDRKVTVGYIYMLKLHHLVDDKIHARSIGPYSLVTQQPLGGKAQFGGQRFGEMEVWALQAYGAAYTLQEMLTVKSDDVIGRTKVYEAIVKGDDTFEAGIPESFNVLVKEMRSLGLNVELDSVEDPDAEPTAIAAE; this is encoded by the coding sequence ATGGCCACCAAAGCGATCGACGCACCTCGTAAGACCACGAGCGGGCTCAAGACCAATTCGCGGCGTATCCGCAAGATCTTCGGCAACATCCACGAAATCAGTGAGATGCCGAACCTCATCGAGGTTCAGCGCGAGAGCTACGAGCAGTTCCTCCGCTCCGACCCATCCGTGGGCTATGTTTCCGGCCTTGAGAAGACCCTGCGCTCGGTCTTCCCGATCATGGACTTCGCCGGCACAGCGCACCTCGATTTCGACCATTACGAGCTCGAAGCGCCCAAGTACGACACTGACGAGTGCCGCCAGCGCGGCCTCACCTATGCGGCCCCCATGCGCGTCACCTTGCGCCTGACCACCTTCGAGATCGATCCTGAGACCGAGGCCAAGTCGGTCATCGATATCAAGGAGCAGGACGTTTACATGGGCGACATGCCGCTCATGACGATGAACGGCACCTTCATCATCAACGGTACCGAGCGCGTCATCGTTTCCCAGATGCACCGGTCGCCTGGCGTGCTGTTCGATCACGACCGCGGCAAGACCCACGCCAGCGGCAAGTATCTCTTCGCCGCGCGCGTCATTCCATACCGCGGCAGCTGGCTCGACTTCGAGTTCGACGCCAAGGACATCGTCAACGTCCGTATCGACCGCAAGCGCAAGTTGCCGGTCACCGCGCTGCTTCACGCGCTTGGCATGACGAGCGAGGAAATCCTCAACACCTTCTACAACCGCGTCAGCTACCTGCGCGGCAAGAACGGTTGGCAGATCCCGTTCGCCAGCGAAGCATGGCGCGGTCAGAAACCGAACCATGATGTCATCGACGCCGACAGCGGCGAGATCATCTTCAAGGCGAACGAGAAGATCACGCCGCGCCGCGCCAATCAGGCGGGCAAGGACGGGGTCAAGAACGTGCTGATCCCGACCGAGGAAATCTTCGGCCGTTATTCGGCCTACGACCTCATCAACGAGAAGACCGGCGAGATTTACATCGAGGCGGGCGACGAAGTGACGCCGGAGAACATGGCGAAGCTCGACGAAGCCGGCGTGAAGACGCTCGAGCTGCTCGACATCGACTACATCAACACCGGCCCGTGGATGCGCAACACGCTGAAAGCGGACAAGAGCGAGGACGGCGACAGCGCCCTCTCCGACATCTACCGCGTCATGCGCCCCGGCGAACCGCCGACGCGCGAGACTGCGGATGCGCTGTTCTACGGCCTGTTCTTTGATCCGGAGCGCTACGACCTATCGGCCGTCGGCCGCGTGAAGCTCAACATGCGCCTTGGCCTCGACGCGGAGGACACCGTCACAACGCTTCGCAAGGAAGACATCTTGGCGGTCGTCCAGGAGCTGGTGAACCTGAAGGACGGCAAGGGCGACATCGACGACATCGATAACCTTGCGAACCGCCGTGTCCGCTCGGTCGGTGAGCTGCTGGAGAACCAGTATCGCGTCGGCCTGCTCCGCATGGAGCGCGCGGTTAAGGAGCGCATGAGCAGCGTCGACGTGTCGACGGTCATGCCGAACGACCTCATCAACGCCAAGCCGGCGGTCGCCGCGGTGCGCGAATTCTTCGGCTCGTCGCAGCTGTCGCAGTTCATGGACCAGACCAACCCGCTGTCTGAAGTGACCCACAAGCGCCGCGTTTCGGCGCTCGGGCCGGGCGGCCTCACCCGCGAGCGCGCGGGCTTCGAGGTCCGCGACGTCCACCCGACGCACTATGGCCGTATCTGTCCGATCGAGACGCCGGAAGGGCCGAACATCGGCCTCATCAACTCGCTCGCGAGCTTCAGCCGGGTGAACAAGTACGGCTTCATCGAGACGCCGTACCGCAAGGTCGTCGACAACAAGGTCACGACCGAGGTGGTCTATCTCTCCGCGATGGAAGAGGCGAAGCACACGATCGCCCAGGCCAATGCCGAGATCAACAATGATGGCACCTTCGCCGAAGAGATCATCTCATCCCGCCGCAACGGCGAGTTCCTGATCGCTCCGCGCGACCAGATCACGCTAATGGACGTGTCGCCGAAGCAGCTCGTGTCCGTTGCCGCCTCGCTGATCCCGTTCCTTGAGAACGACGACGCGAACCGCGCCCTGATGGGTTCGAACATGCAGCGTCAGGCCGTTCCGCTTCTCCAGGCCGAAGCGCCGCTCGTCGGCACTGGCATGGAAGAGACGGTTGCGCGCGACTCAGGCGCGGCCATTGCGGCCCGCCGTTCGGGCATCGTCGACCAGGTCGATGCGGCACGTATCGTCGTTCGCGCGACGGGCGAGCTGAAGCCGGGCGAGTCCGGCGTCGACATCTACACGCTGATGAAGTTCCAGCGTTCGAACCAGAACACCTGCATCAACCAGCGTCCGCTGGTGAAGGTCGGTGCCTCGGTCGAAGCCGGTGAGATCATCGCCGACGGTCCCTCGACTGAATTCGGTGAGCTAGCGCTCGGCCGGAACGTGCTCGTCGCGTTCATGCCGTGGAACGGCTATAACTATGAGGACTCGATCCTGATCTCCGAGCGGATCGTGAAGGACGACGTCTTCACCTCGATCCACATCGAAGAGTTCGAAGTCATGGCCCGCGACACCAAGCTTGGGCCGGAAGACATCACCCGCGACATCCCGAACGTCGGCGAGGAAGCGCTTCGCAACCTCGACGAGGCGGGCATCGTCTACATCGGCGCCGAGGTCGAGCCGGGCGACATCCTGGTCGGCAAGATCACGCCGAAGGGCGAAAGCCCGATGACGCCGGAAGAAAAGCTCCTCCGCGCCATCTTCGGTGAAAAGGCTTCGGACGTACGCGACACTTCGCTCCGGCTTCCGCCGGGCGTCGCCGGCACCGTCGTCGAAGTGCGCGTGTTCAACCGCCACGGTATCGACATCGACGACCGTACGCGTGCGATCCAGACCGAAGAGAAGGAGCGCCTGAAGAAGGACGCCGACGACGAACGCGGCATTCTCAACCGCGCCACCTTCTCGCGCCTCAAGGAAATGCTTCTCGGCCAGGTTGCAACGGCCGCGCCGAAGGGCCTCAAGAAGGGCTCCAGCCTCGACGAGGCGACGCTTGAGTCGGTCGACCGCTACGATTGGTGGAAGATCGCCGTGAAGGACGACAAGCGTCAGGCCGACGTCGAGGCGCTGAAGGCGCAGTACGACGAGGCCGCTGGCGTTATCCAGCGCCGCTTCGAGGACCGCGTCGAGAAGCTTGAGCGTGGTGACGAACTGCCGCCGGGCGTGCTCAAGATGGTCAAGGTCTTCGTCGCGGTGAAGCGCAAGCTTCAGCCGGGCGACAAGATGGCCGGGCGTCACGGCAACAAGGGCGTCATCAGCCGCATCCTGCCGATCGAGGACATGCCGTTCCTCGAAGACGGGACGCACGCTGATATCGTTCTCAACCCGCTGGGCGTGCCGTCGCGCATGAACGTCGGGCAGATCTTCGAAACGCACCTTGGTTGGGCGTCGCGCGGCCTCGGCCGTCAGATCGGGGAAATGCTCGAAGAAATCCACGAGCGCGGCAAGGATGTCGCGGGCAAGGACGTCAAGGCGCTCCGGACCAAGCTCAAGGACGTCTACGGCGCCAATTACGTCAAGGACATCGACGGCCGTGACGACGAAGCAGTGATGGAGCTTGCCTCCAACCTCGTCAGTGGCGTTCCGATGGGCACCCCGGTGTTCGACGGCGCGCGCGAACCGGACGTTTCGGCGATGCTGGAAATGGCCGGTCTCGACACGTCGGGGCAGGTCACGCTGTTCGACGGCCGCACCGGCGAGCCGTTCGACCGCAAGGTGACCGTGGGCTACATATACATGCTGAAGCTCCACCACCTCGTCGACGACAAGATCCACGCGCGTTCGATCGGACCGTACAGCCTGGTCACCCAGCAGCCGCTGGGCGGTAAGGCGCAGTTCGGCGGACAGCGCTTCGGCGAAATGGAGGTATGGGCGCTGCAGGCTTACGGCGCTGCCTACACCCTTCAGGAAATGCTGACGGTGAAGTCGGACGACGTGATCGGCCGCACCAAGGTCTACGAGGCGATCGTCAAGGGCGACGACACGTTCGAGGCCGGCATTCCGGAGAGCTTCAACGTGCTCGTCAAGGAAATGCGCAGCCTCGGCCTCAACGTCGAACTCGACAGTGTCGAGGATCCCGATGCGGAGCCGACCGCCATCGCCGCCGAATAA
- a CDS encoding JAB domain-containing protein codes for MQYQRAELPLKLGGLRAATEFFAGCLADADPTRESLWVAHVDDQSHCVHLSRHQGDETGAAFPLRTIILDAATHGSVGIVLAHNHPSGDPRPSESDCRATRRLATAAEAVDCTVLDHLIFAGEHCTSFRKLGLP; via the coding sequence ATGCAGTATCAGCGTGCCGAACTTCCGCTGAAGCTCGGCGGCCTCAGGGCCGCGACCGAATTCTTTGCCGGCTGCCTGGCCGACGCCGACCCCACGCGAGAAAGCCTGTGGGTCGCGCATGTCGATGACCAATCGCACTGCGTCCATCTGTCGCGGCACCAGGGCGACGAGACGGGCGCCGCGTTCCCGCTGCGCACGATCATCCTCGACGCCGCGACGCACGGCAGCGTCGGTATCGTCCTCGCGCATAACCATCCGAGCGGGGATCCGCGTCCCAGTGAATCCGACTGCCGCGCCACGCGCCGCCTCGCGACCGCCGCTGAAGCCGTTGATTGCACGGTGCTGGATCATCTGATCTTCGCCGGCGAACATTGCACCAGCTTTCGGAAATTGGGCCTGCCCTAG